TACGATTCTTTCCCCCTGTTTTATTATGGTTTTTCAGTAAATCCCAACTTTCTCCAAAGTTACAATCTAATTTTGCAAGCCTTAATGAGTGTATTCCTCAAATAATTCGTTTTGAACTCAAATGAAAAAGCTTACTGTATTGTTTTTGTTTATCCCTTTATTTGCTCATGCGCAAAATACATTCAAAGCAATTGTCAAAGACAGCCTGACTCATGAACAGCTTACCGGACGAATATTTAATGTTGCATTACGAATTAAAATTTAGCATAAGTTTGTTGCATTTATATTTCTGACTCTCAATTAAAAAGAGTCAGAAATATTAACTTCCAATAAAATCACACCTGGAAGGAAATGAAAAAACAATTTCCCTTTTATAAATTCTTCATCAATACAAAACCTCAATTCTATTTGCTTTGTGTGGCATCCAGTGCTCCGATCACAAAGAACAACGGGGCATTCCAGTTAATGGCAATTTCATTGGTTGAATAGCTGCACTGTTCGTCTACATAAGATTTTGCCGGAAAGGTTGACCGTTGAACCTTATCCCCGCAATCTTTCATAACCACTGTATTGGGCCCTCCGACCAGAAAACCGGGAACTGGTTCTTTAACCCCGTCAGCGGCGGAAATACGGTGATGGATATTCTTGGGCGACTGCGTACCGAAACCGGTCACAAAACAATAACCGGTAGGATTTTTTCCCAACAGATAATCCACATTTTCCTGAAAAGCCGTCAGGTACTTTTTATCAGCAGTAAACTTATAAGCCATCCATTCAACTATAGCCTGATTGGCAACATCAGAATTGCTGCCCCATTTAAAAATGTCAAGGCTGACTTTGCAGGCAGAAGCATTAGCTTTATCTGCCAATATGGATGCCCGGGAAATTAATTGTTTTTGGGCAATCA
This portion of the Bacteroidota bacterium genome encodes:
- a CDS encoding glycoside hydrolase family 9 protein, with translation MPDKAVAPRYVVEKSTAATLDFAAVMAMASRVFSNSKIASLKTLSKTCLLAATKAMKWANLNPAKYYIQPSDISTGTYGDEVLDDEFFWAKSEMCLATGNKSWLNEKDILNGKAEAPSWGNVSTLGLMSLALSNDHKFNDYKMIAQKQLISRASILADKANASACKVSLDIFKWGSNSDVANQAIVEWMAYKFTADKKYLTAFQENVDYLLGKNPTGYCFVTGFGTQSPKNIHHRISAADGVKEPVPGFLVGGPNTVVMKDCGDKVQRSTFPAKSYVDEQCSYSTNEIAINWNAPLFFVIGALDATQSK